The DNA window GCGTTGGTCAACGGCGAAGAGCTGCGGCGTTGCTACTCCATCTGCAGTTCGCCGCAGGAAGGCCTGCTGCAGATCGGCGTGAAGGCGATTGACCAGGGGCGCTTCTCCGGCTTCGTCAACCGCATGCTGAAGGTCGGCGACGCGCTGGAGGTGATGGTGCCTCAGGGGCGCTTCGGCTACCAGCCGCAGGCAGAGCGCCACGGCAACTACCTGGCGATCGCCGCCGGCTCCGGCATCACGCCGATGCTGTCGATCATCAAGGCGACGCTGCTGCTCGAACCGGGCAGCAGCTTCACCCTGATCTACGGCAACCGCAACAGCCGTTCGATGATGTTCAAAGAGGCGCTGTCGGATCTGAAAAACCGCTACCCGCAACGTTTTCAGCCGCTGTATCTGTTCAGCCAGGAAAGTCTCGACAGCCCGTTGCTCAGCGGCCGCATCGACCGTGAACGCCTGACGGCGATCGGCGGCGCGCTGCTGGATTTCCGCGACTATGACCACGCCTTTATCTGCGGGCCGGAATCGATGATGGACGACGCGCAAACCGTACTGGAACAGGCCGGCGTCCCGGCCGACCACATCCACAGCGAACGCTTCAACACCAGTGGCCTGGTCGCCCGCCCGCGAAGCAGCGGCGATCGCAACGCCACCCGGGTGGCGATCCTGCTTGACGGCCGCCGGTTGGATATCGAGGTCGGCGAACAGGACGACAGCATTCTCGACGCCGCGCTGCGCCAGGGAGCCGACCTGCCCTACGCCTGCAAAGGCGGCGTATGCGCCACCTGCAAATGCCGTCTGAAGGCCGGCCAGGTGGAGATGGGCGTCAACTACAGCCTGGAGCCGGATCAGTTGGCGGCGGGTTACGTATTGAGCTGCCAGTCGTGGCCGAAAGGCGACGGCGTGGTATTGGACTTCGACGTCTAGGAGCCGCGATGGACACCCCCTTTATTTTGCATCAGCAGCAGCACCGCGTGGTCACGCTGACGCTGCATCGCCCGGAGGCGCGTAACGCCCTGAGCACGCCGTGCCTGGAACAGCTGGTTGCCCGACTGGAGCAGGCCGACGCCGACAGCGGCGTGGGCGCCGTGGTGATCGCCGGCGCGGCGCGCTTCTTCGCCGCCGGTGCCGATCTGCGCGAACTGCAACAGCAGGATCTGGCGGCCGCGCTGGCGGATCGCCGTCCGCAGCTGTGGCAGCGTCTGGCGCAGTTCAGCAAGCCGCTGCTGGCGGCGGTGAACGGTTATGCCCTGGGCGCCGGCTGCGAGCTGGCGCTGGCCTGCGACATCGTCATCGGCGGCGAAAGCGCCCGCTTCGGCCTGCCGGAGATCACCCTCGGCCTGATGCCGGGCGCCGGAGGCACCCAGCGCCTGATCCGCTGCGTCGGCAAGTCGCGCGCCAGCCAGATGGTGCTGACCGGTGAGCCCATCGATGCCCGCACCGCGCTGCAGGCCGGCCTGATCAGCGAAGTGTGCGTCGATGCCCTGACGCTGGAACGCACACAGCAGATGGCCGATCGCATCAGCCGTCAAGCGCCGTTGGCGCTGCGCGCCGCCAAACAGGCGCTGAAACAGGCCGAGGAAACCGGCCTTAGCCAGGGGCTGGCGATGGAGCGTCAGCAGTTCGTCACCCTGGCCGCCACCGACGATCGCCGCGAAGGCATCGCCGCCTTTTTCGAAAAACGTACGCCAAACTATCAGGGGCGCTGATTTATGGATAACGCATTGATTCTCAGCCATCTCGACGCCGGCGTGTTGACGCTGACCCTCAACCGGCCGGATCGGCTCAACAGCTTTAACGATGAGATGCATCGCCAGCTGAGCGAAGCGCTGACGCAAGCCGAGCGCGACGACAGCGTACGCTGCCTGCTGATCGCCGGTGCCGGGCGCGGTTTCTGCGCCGGGCAGGATCTCAACGATCGCAACGTCAGCGCCGATCAGCAGGCGCCGGATCTCGGCCTGTCGGTCGAACGTTTTTACAACCCCCTGATCCGTCGCCTGACCGCCCTGCCGAAGCCGGTGGTATGCGCAGTCAACGGCGTGGCGGCCGGCGCCGGCGCCGCGCTGGCCCTGGCGTGCGATATCGTCATCGCCGCCGACAATGCCAGCTTCATTCAGTCGTTCTGCCGTCTGGGGCTGGTGCCTGACTCCGGCGGCAGCTGGTTCCTGCCGCGGCTGGCCGGCCACGCCCGCGCGATGGGCATGGCCTTACTGGGTGACAAAATCAGCGCCCAACAGGCGCTGGCGTGGGGCATGATCTGGCAGGTGGTGCCGGCGGATGAATTGGCCGACCGCACGCAAACGCTGGCACGCCATCTGGCCACCCAGCCGACCTACGGCCTGGGGCTGATCAAGAAAGCCCTCTACAGCTCGGCCACCAACAGCCTCGATCAGCAGCTCGATCTGGAGCGCGATCTGCAACGCCTGGGCGGCCGCAGCGACGACTATCGCGAAGGCGTCAGCGCGTTCTTTGCCAAACGCACGCCAAACTTCAGCGGGAAATAGCCATGAACGCGCCCCTTCTTAACGGCCAGGTGGCGGTGATCGGCGCCGGCACCATGGGCATCGGCATCGCCCAGGTGGCCGCCGCCGCCGGTCACCCGGTGCGGCTGTTCGACATCGCGCCCGCCGCCGCCCAGCGCGCGATCGACGATCTCGCTCGCCGCCTGCGCCAGCGGGTTAACGGCGGCAAGGCCGACGCCGCGATCACCGAAGCCCTGCTGGCGCGTCTCGAGCGCGCCGACTCGCTCGATCAACTGGCCGACTGCACGCTGGTGATTGAAGCGGTGGCGGAAAATCTGGCGATCAAACAGGGCCTGTTCCGCGATCTGGAGGCGCTCTGCTCGCCCACGGCGCTGTTCGCCAGCAATACCTCGTCGCTGTCGATCACCGCCATCGCCGGGGCACTGCAGCACCCGGCACGCATGGCCGGGCTGCACTTCTTCAACCCGGCGCCGCTGATGAAGCTGGTGGAGATCGTCAGCGGTCTGGAGACCGGCGCCGAGACCCTCGCCGCGCTGCAGGCCCTGGCGCAGCGCTGGGGTAAGCAAAGCGTCGTGTGCCGCTCGACGCCGGGGTTTATCGTCAACCGCGTGGCGCGGCCGTTCTATGCCGAAACCCTGCGCGCGCTGGAGGAACGGGTGGCCGACGCCGCCACGCTGGACGCTGTCTTGCGCGACGCCGGCGGTTTCGCCATGGGCCCGCTGCAGTTGACCGATCTGATCGGCCAGGACGTCAATTACGCCGTGACCGACTCGGTGTATCAGGCCTTCTATCAGGATCCGCGCTTCACTCCCTCACTGGTGCAACAGGAGCTGGTGGCCGCCGGGCGCCTCGGCCGCAAGTCCGGCCGCGGTTTCTACCACTACGACGCACCGCGATCCGCTACCGAGATCGCCTTTGCGTCACCGGCGCAGGCCGCGCTGCCGCAACACGTTACGCTGCACGGCGACTGGTCTTCGCTGGCCGATTTGGCGGAACTGTTGATCGAAAATGCGGGGGCGATCAAACAACCCGGCCAGACCAGCCCGCACGTCACGATCGACGACGTTACACTGATGTTAACTAATGGTAAAACCGCCGGCCAACTGGCCGACGAACGTGGAACACCCGTGGTGCTGTTCGATCTCTGTGCCGACTATGCGCACGCCCCCGCCATCGCCATCAGCTGCGCGGCGCAAAACGATGCGCAACACAATGCCAAAGCGATTCGCCTGCTGCAGTCCCTCGGCAAGCAGGTCATTCCGTTGCCGGATTACCCCGGCCTGCTGACGATGCGCACCCTGGCCATGCTGGCCAACGAAGCGCTCGACGTGGTGAACAAAGGCGTCGCCAGCGCCGAAGATACCGATCTGGCGATGCTGCGCGGCGTCAACTATCCGCGCGGGCCGCTGGCCTGGGGCGCCGCGCTCGGCTGGCACCACATTCTGACGACGCTGGAAAACCTGCAACGCTATTACGGCGAAGCGCGCTATCGCCCGATGCCGCTGCTGCGCCGCTACGCTTCCCCCGCCTCTTTCCCAGGAGCCGAACGATGAACGCCAATACGCCGCGCGCGCTGGCTCAGCGCTGCGCCGAACAGATGTTTCAGCAAGATACCTGCGCTCAGGCGATGGGGATGCACATCGACGCCGTCGATGCCGGGTACGCTCAGGTCAGCATGACCGTCGGCCCGCAGATGCTCAACGGCCACCAGACCTGCCACGGCGGCCAGCTGTTCAGCCTGGCGGACACCGCCTTCGCCTACGCCTGCAACAGCCAGGGGCTGGCGGCGGTGGCCTCCGGCTGCAGCATCGACTTCGTCCGCCCGGCGCTGGCCGGCGACCGCCTCACCGCCAGCGCGGAGATGCGCCATCAGGGCAAAGCCACCGGGCTGTATGACGTCGAGATCGTTAACCAACTGGGCAAAACCGTCGCCTGGTTCCGCGGCCGCGCGCACCGCCTCGGTCACAGCATTTTAGGAGATCAGGCATGAATCAGGCATTTATCTGCGACGGCGTGCGCACCCCGATCGGCCGCTATGGCGGCGCGCTGGCCCAGGTGCGCGCCGACGACCTCGCCGCCCTGCCGCTGCGCGTGCTGTTGGAACGCCATCCGCAGGTGGATTGGGCGCAGCTGGACGACGTGATCCTCGGCTGCGCCAACCAGGCCGGGGAAGACAACCGCAATCTGGCACGCATGGCGCTGCTGCTGGCCGGCGTGCCGATCGGCGTGTCCGGCACCACGGTGAACCGCCTGTGCGGTTCGGGCCTGGATGCGCTGGCAATGGCGGCGCGCAGCATCAAAGCCGGCGACGCCGGGCTGCTGCTGGCGGGCGGCGCGGAATCGATGACCCGTGCGCCGCTGGTGATGGGCAAGGCCGACAGCGCCTTCAGCCGCCAGGCGCAGCTGTACGACACCACCCTCGGCTGGCGCTTCGTCAATCCGCGGATGCAGGCCGAGTTCGGCACCGATTCGATGCCGGAGACCGCCGAAAACGTCGCGGCGCAGTTCAACATCAGCCGTGCCGATCAGGACGCCTTTGCGCTGCGCAGCCAGCAGCGCGCCGCCCGGGCGCAGGCGCTGGGCCACCTGGCGCAGGAGATAGCGCCCGTCAGTCTCACCGGTAAAAAAGGCGCGGTGACGCTGTTTAGCCAGGATGAACACCCGCGCGCCGACACCACCTTTGATCAGCTGCAGGCGCTGAAACCCCCGTTCCGTCAGCCCGGCAGCGTCACCGCCGGCAACGCCTCGGGCCTGAACGACGGTGCGGCGGCCCTGATCGTCGCCTCCGAAGCGATGGCCGCGCGCCAGGGGCTGACGCCGCGCGCGCGCATCGTTGCCACCGCCACCTGCGGCGTGGAGCCACGGCTGATGGGTATTGGTCCGCTGCCGGCCACCCGCAAGGTGCTGGAAATCGCCGGGCTGAGCCTGGCGCAGATGGATGTTATCGAACTGAACGAAGCGTTCGCCGCCCAGGCGTTGGCGGTGATGCGCCAGCTTGGCTTGCCGGACGATGCCCCGCAGGTCAACCCCAACGGCGGCGCGATCGCTCTGGGGCATCCGCTGGGCATGAGCGGCGCGCGCCTGGCGCTGGCCGCCCTGTTTGAACTGGAACGGCGAGCCGGCCGCTACGCGCTTTGCACCATGTGCATCGGCGTCGGCCAAGGCATCGCCATGATCATTGAGCGTGTCTGACCCCTGAGGCTAACCATGACAATAAATCCACAGCCCCTCGAAACGATCGAATTCGCCTCGCGCGATGAGATTGAAGCGTTGCAGTTGGCGCGTCTGAAGTGGACGCTGCACCACGCCTACGACAATGTACCGATGTACAAACGCAAATTCGACCAGGCCGGCGTGCACCCCGACGATCTCAAACAGCTGAGCGATCTGGCGCGCTTCCCCTACACCACCAAGCAGGATCTGCGCGACAACTACCCGTTCGACACCTTCGCGGTGCCGATGGAACAGGTGGTGCGCATCCACGCCTCCTCGGGCACCACCGGCCGCCCGACGGTGGTGGGTTACACCCAGCGCGACATCGATAACTGGGCCGATATCGTCGCCCGATGCCTGCGCGCCGGCGGCGCCACCGCCAAAGACAAGGTGCACGTCGCCTACGGTTACGGCCTGTTCACCGGCGGCCTGGGTGCGCACTACGGCGCGGAGCGGCTCGGCGCGACGGTGATCCCGATGTCCGGCGGCCAGACGGAACGCCAGGCGCAGCTGATCCTCGATTTCAAACCCGACATTATCATGGTGACGCCGTCCTATTGCCTGACGCTGATCGACGAGTTGGAGCGCAAGATGGGCGGCGACGCGCGCGGCTGCTCGCTGCGGCTCGGCGTGTTCGGCGCCGAACCCTGGACTGAAGCCCTGCGCCACGAGATCGAAACCCGCATGGGCATCAAGGCGCTGGATATTTACGGCCTGTCGGAAGTGATGGGGCCGGGCGTGGCGATGGAGTGTCTGGAAAGCGGCGGCGGCCCTACCATTTGGGAAGACCACTTCCTGCCGGAGATCATCTGCCCGGAAACCGGCGTCGCCCTGCCGGACGGCGAGCACGGCGAACTGGTGTTCACCACCCTGACCAAAGAGGCGCTGCCGGTGATCCGCTACCGCACCCGCGATCTCACCCGGCTGCTGCCGGGCGACGCGCGCCAGATGCGCCGCATGGGCAAGATCACCGGCCGCTCCGACGACATGCTGATCATCCGCGGCGTCAACGTCTTCCCGTCGCAGGTGGAAGAGCAGATCATGCAGTTCGAGCAGCTGTCGCCGCACTACCAGCTGCAAGTCAGCCGCAGCGGGCACCTGGACACGCTGGCAGTGCGCGTCGAGCTCAAGGAGTCGGCGCTCAGCCTCAGTCACCAGCAGCGTTGCGACATCTGCCACCAGCTGCGCCACCACATCAAATCGATCGTGGGCGTCAGCACCGACGTCAGCATCGCCAACTGCGGCGATATTCCGCGCTCGGAAGGCAAAGCGCAGCGCGTGGTCGATTTGCGGCCGCGCTGAAGCGCACGGCGTCACGGATGACGCCGCCCCAAATTAGGCGTAATGTTATGGCTCATCGAAGGCTAACCCATGGAAAAATATGGAACATAAACTGGATGAGTTCATTCGCCATGCCATCGACGCGCAGCCGATCAGCGGCACCTCGCTGATCATTTCGCTGTACGGCGACGCGCTCAGCCACCGCGGCGGCGAAGTGTGGCTCGGCAGCCTGAGCGCGCTGCTGGAGGCCTTCGGCTTCGGCGATCGCTTCGTGCGCACCTCGGTGTTCCGCCTGCAGAAAGAGGGGTGGCTGGCGGTGGAGAAAATAGGCCGCCGCAGCTTCTACCGCGTGACCGAGCAGGGAATGCGCCAGTTCCGCCATGCCGAATCGAAAATCTATCTGCGCGAGCAGCCCGCCTGGGACGGCAAGTGGGAGCTGTTGCTGCTGGAAACCGCCGAAAAAAACGCGCGCGCGCGGCTGAAAAAAGAGCTGGGCTGGCTCGGGTTCGGGCAAATCGCCAGCAACCTGATGGCCGCCCCCACCCATGCGCAAACCGACGTGACGGCGCTGCTCGGCGAGCTGAACGCCAGCGAGCAGGTGATTTATTTCCGCGCCGATTATCCCTACAACCGCTCCGAGCAAACCCTGCAGAAATTGGTGGCCGACTGCTGGTCGCTAAGCGAAGTGGCGGCCGGCTATCACGAGTTTATCGTCTCATTCCGGCCGCTGATGGCGCTGCTGCGCGAAGTCGACCCGGCGGCGCTGACGCCGCTGCGCTGTTTCCAGATTAAGCTATTATTGATTCACTTCTTCCGTCGCGTAGTGTTGAAAGATCCGCTGCTGCCGGACGCGCTGCTGCCCACGCAGTGGGAGGGCCAGATCGCCCGCAACCTGTGCATCAACCTTTATCAGCAGGTCGATCGCGCCGCGACGGAGTACGTCAGCGCGATGGCGGAAACCACCATCGGCGCCCTGCCCGCGCCGGCCGCCGGCTACTATCGGCGCTTCGGCGGCCTGCCGCGCGACCCTACATTTTAAGGAACTCACGCTATGCCTGTGTATCAGATTGACGGCCTGACGCCGGTCGTCGACCCCAGCAGTTATGTGCACCCGACGGCGGTGCTGATCGGCGACGTGATCGTCGGTAAACACGTGTACATCGGCCCGAATGCCAGCCTGCGCGGCGATTTTGGCCGCCTGGTGATCTGCGACGGCGCCAACATTCAGGACAACTGCGTGATGCACGGCTTCCCGCAGCAGGACACGGTGGTGGAAGAAGACGGCCATATCGGCCACGGCGCCATCCTGCACGGCTGCCGCATTCGCCGCAATGCGATGGTGGGCATGAACGCGGTGGTGATGGACGGCGCGGAGATCGGCGAGAACACCATCATCGGCGCAATGGCGTTCGTCAAAGCCGCGGCGGTGATCGAAGCCAACAAGCTGGTGGTCGGCAGCCCGGCGCGCGTGCTGCGCGATCTGACCGAACAGGAGCTGGCCTGGAAGATCGCCGGCACCCGCGAGTATCAGGATCTGGTACAGCGCTGCAAATCCTCGCTGCACGAAGTGGCGCCGCTGACCGAAATCGAACCGGGCCGCCAACGCCTGAGCTTCGGCGACCACCTGATCCCGAAAAGCCAGCTGTAATCTCAGGAAATGACGCGGGCCTTCCGACCGCTAACTTGATTCAGATAGCCTGAAACAGGCTATCTGATCTGCTCAACTTTCAAGACCCCCGATTCACGGTATAACCGGAATGACGAGCTAAAGTTCCGTCCACCTGATTGACCTTCCCCTTTAAAGAAAGTCTCAGTCAGGAACCCGTAGGTATGTCCTTCCTTGAACGGATAACCGAAATCAGGCACGCACAAGTCTTGTGATAAAAGGAGAGGTTGGCTTTCATTTACATCAAAATATTTTCTAAACGCTTCATTCTCTTTATCCGCTTCTACGATCTGGATCCCATTTAGATACTCATGACTTTTCGCGGGCACCTGCAGGCATACCTTATCATCGACCACACTCACCTTTGCGGCCTGAATATCGAGAATCCTTGACTCACACGCTGACAACATCAGAATGGAACAAAGCGTCGCCAGGTATTTCCTCTTTTCCATTATCATTTCACTCCTTGCAGAAAGCGGAACAGCGTTTTGCGATACCTTGTCGCTAACGTATTTTGATCTGAAACACCTTGATAAGTGACCACCGGCCAAGCCTTACGCCGCTGGATATTCCATTCACGGTAGCCATAGGCCTGCAAAACATAGTAATCAGCAATAATCTGAGCCTGCTGCTCAAGCCCATAGTCCAATAACGCTCTGTCATCCAATCGATAGGTATAATCAGCTGCCCAACTGAACATTCCCCGAGCTCTTACCCACATACCTTTCTGATGCTGCCATACGTGCATCATTTCATGAATAAATAGATGCCTGATATCAACGGTTGATTCAGCGCCAAAATCCGGGGAATACAGCTCTTTTCTGAAAAACAATTCGCCATTAGGCGTCATAGCCGTTCCACGCCTTTGTAAGCCAAAAGGAAGATAGCTAGCGCAATGTATCCACACACGCGGATAAGCTATCTCCCCACCAAAAACCGTTCTTGCTAAAGCAATCTCTTTCAACGTTAGCTGTCTGAGCGATCCTTCTTCCTTTTGCATGCGCTATTCTTTATCCCTGTACGCTAAAACCACAAACCTCATGTTAAAAAACCGCCTTTTCAGACTAACAGTACATTACCCCTCCGTTTTGAGCACGCCATAACCGTATCAGCCTATCGATTACTCCACCTCAGGCGCTTTGAACGGCGACGGCGCAGCCGCACGGCGGCTCTGGAAGTGATAAGCAACCACCAGCAGTAAAGTGAACGGAATACCGAACCACAGCGTCATGCGGAAGAATTCGGTAAACGCCGTCGAGATCATCAACGCCGCCATCAGCCCGGCGCCCAGCAAGGTGGTATAGGGGAATCCCCACATGCGGAACTTCAGGTGGGTCTGCCGATGCCGGCGGCGGAAGAACAGGTGGGTGACGAAAATCATCAGCCAGGTAAAGCAGGCGCCATACACTGAAATAGACATCATGGCGGCGAACGACGTGTCCGGTGCCACCAGGCTCAGCACGATAGACACCACGATGCCGATGCACGACATCGCCAGCGCATTGACCGGAATGCCGCGCCGGCTGACGCGCCCCAACGCTGCAGGTGCCTGCCCGGCGCGCGACAGCGAGAACATCATGCGGGTGGTGATATACAGCTGGCTGTTCATCGCCGACAGCGCCGCCACCAGCACGATAAAGTTGAAAATACCGGCGGCGGCGGGTAGATGGATCACGTTCATCGCCATCAGGAACGGACTCTCGCCGGTGCCGGACTGGCGCCAGGGCACGATGGCCAGCATCAGGGCGATCGACAGCATGTAGAAGATGAACAGCCGCACGATGGTGCCCTTGAACGCCGCCTTCACCGCAATCACCGGATTTTTCGCCTCGCCGGCGGCCACCGCGATCATTTCAATGCTCAGGTAGCTGAAGATAGAAACGATCACCGCGAACCACATGCCCTTGACGCCAAACGGCATAAAACCGCCGGCGGTCAGGTTGCGCAAGCCGTAGGCCGGGTTGCCCGAGAACGCCAGAATGCCGATGCCGATCAGAATGAACGCCACGATCGCCGTCACTTTGACGGTGGACAGCGCGTATTCCACCTGGCCGAACGACTTCACGCCGATCACATTGACGACGATCACCGCCGCCGAGAACAGCAGTACCCACGGCCAGGTCGGCGTCGCCGGGAACCAGAACTGCATGTACATGCCGATGGCGGTAACTTCGGTGCCCACCGCCAGCACCACGCAAGACCAGTAGGAGTAACGCACCAGAAAACCGAACAGCGGGCCGAGATAGAATTCGGCGTAGTCGCCGAACGAGCCGGGCGTCGGGTGTTCAGAGGTCATTTCCGCCAGACTGCCCATCAACAACAGCGCAATAACGCCGCCGATCAGGTAGCTCAGCAATACCGACGGCCCCGCCATCTGAATGGCGTAGGCACTGCCGAGAAACAGCCCGGTGCCGATGGCGCCGCCGATCGCCAGCATCGACATCTGCCCGGCGGTAAGATGCTTGTTCAACCCGCCCTGACGGCGGGCGATATGCTCAAAATCATTCATCTGTAGCATGGCTGTGTTCCCGAGCGGAGTTAGGCGGAACGGGTGACGTCGAGAATGGCGGCGGTCACGTAGTCGATATTGCCGGGGTTGAGCCCCGGCAGGCACATGCGGCCGGGCGAAACCAGATAGATGGCGTAGCGCTGTCGCAGGGTCTGCAGCTGCGCTTCGTTCAGGCCGGTATAGCTGAACATGCCGCGCTGATCGCGTATGCGCCGGTGATCCAGCGAAGAACCGCCCCGCGCCAGGCTGGCGGCCAGCTGCTCACGCATCTGCTTGATGCGCACGCGCATTTCCGCCAGCTCATTGCGCCAAAGCTCACCGAGTTCGGCGTCGCCGAGCAGGGTTTCCACGATCTGGCTGCCGTGCGTCGGCGGGCAGGAGTAGCTGCGACGGATCAGCGTTTTTAACGCGCCTTTGACGTTGGCGGCGTTTTCCGCATCGGCGCAGCGCACCGACAGCGCACCCAACCGCTGGCCGTATAGCGCCACGTTTTTGGAAAACGAGTTGCAGACCAAAAACGGCAGCTCGGTTTTCAGCGCTTCGCGCAACGCAAAGCAGTCTTCCTCCAGCCCGTCGCCAAAGCCCTGATAGGCAATATCGAACAGCGGCAACAGGTTACGCCGTTGCAGCACGGCGAGCGTGGCGCGCCACTGCTCCGCCGTCAGATCGGTGCCGGTCGGGTTATGGCAGCAAGGATGCAACAGGACGACGCTGCCCGGCGGCAGGCTGTCCAGCGCGTCGAGCATGGCGGCAAAACGCAGGCCGCCCGCCGCTTCGTCAAAGTAGGGATAGGTATTCACCCGCAGCCCGGCCCCTTCGAAAATCGCCCAATGATTGGCCCAGGTGGGATCGGACACCCAAATGTCACTGCGCGCCAGAAAGTGGCGCAAAAAATCCGCCGCCAACTTTAGCGCACCGGAGCCGCCGACGGTCTGCACCGTGGCGATCTCGGCCGCCTGCCGCTCACCGAACAGCAGCGCCTGCACCTGGCGAGCGAACTGCGGCGAACCTTCGATCGGCGGATAGCCGTGCGGACGGCGCAGCGCCAGCAACCGCTGCTCGGCGGCCTCGACCACCCGCATCAACGGAATATTTCCCTGTTGGTCGTAATAGAGCCCAATGCCTAAATTCACTTTTTTCGGATTGGGGTCCTGTAAATAGGCTTCCATCAGCGACATAATAGGATCGGCTGCGGAAGGTGCAATCTGTTTAAACATGACGCATCCTTAACTCGTTATTGAATTAATATGAAGACGGACTTAATGAGAAATTAAATCAAGCGATGGCGCTTACGGTAATTTCTATTTTCATTCCCGGCACCACCAACTTTTCGACAATAACCGTGGAGCGATTGGGATAAGGATAACTAAAGTATTTCCGGTAAATATCATCGAGCAATTTAACGTCGTTGACGTCGGTGAGATAAACGATCACCTGCAGCACCTTATCGCTGTGGCTGCCCGCCGCCTTCAGCGTCTGCGCCAGATTGTCAAAGGTTAACGTAATCTGTTGCTCAGGCGCGCCGGTCTCGATGCTGCCGTCCGCCCGCACCGGGCCGTGTGCGGTGAACAGCATGCCGCCACCCCGGGTAGCCCAGGAAAAAGGCTGGCCGATGTTCGGCAGCCCGGTCTCTACGATCTCGCGCATGTCAGTGGTTCCCGTGCTGGTCAAGTTGGCGAAGCAGCGCGCCGTCGGCGGCGAACAACGCATCCAGAATAGTGAAATGATTGGCGCCGGGCACCGCGACCAGATCGGCCCGCAGCCCGCGTTGGCACAGCGCCGCGTGATAGTGCTGCGACTGGCCGATCAGCTCCGGCAGCTCCAATGCGCCGTAATACAGCGTGAGCGGCTTACTGCACGCCGGCAGGTGGCGCGCCGGACTGAGCGTTTCAATCTGCCGCGCGGTCAGCTGCAGCGCCCGATTGACATAGCTCTCTTGCAGCGGCGCCAGTTCGAACAGGCCGCTGATGGGAAAGACCGCATCCACCAACGCATGCTGCTGCCAAAATGCCGCCAGATGCCCACCGGCGGAATGGCCGCACAGATGCACTGGATGGGCATAGTGCAGCGGCAGACGGCGCTGAATGGCATCAAGCGCCGCCCCCACCTGGCGACAAATGGCGTCAAGATTAACCGCCGGCGCCAGCGCATACTCCACCAGCACCACGTCAAA is part of the Serratia marcescens genome and encodes:
- the paaE gene encoding 1,2-phenylacetyl-CoA epoxidase subunit PaaE; translation: MTVFHRLNVAAIERETPDAVAITLRVPEELQNQYRYTPGQHLTLKALVNGEELRRCYSICSSPQEGLLQIGVKAIDQGRFSGFVNRMLKVGDALEVMVPQGRFGYQPQAERHGNYLAIAAGSGITPMLSIIKATLLLEPGSSFTLIYGNRNSRSMMFKEALSDLKNRYPQRFQPLYLFSQESLDSPLLSGRIDRERLTAIGGALLDFRDYDHAFICGPESMMDDAQTVLEQAGVPADHIHSERFNTSGLVARPRSSGDRNATRVAILLDGRRLDIEVGEQDDSILDAALRQGADLPYACKGGVCATCKCRLKAGQVEMGVNYSLEPDQLAAGYVLSCQSWPKGDGVVLDFDV
- the paaF gene encoding 2,3-dehydroadipyl-CoA hydratase PaaF, with product MDTPFILHQQQHRVVTLTLHRPEARNALSTPCLEQLVARLEQADADSGVGAVVIAGAARFFAAGADLRELQQQDLAAALADRRPQLWQRLAQFSKPLLAAVNGYALGAGCELALACDIVIGGESARFGLPEITLGLMPGAGGTQRLIRCVGKSRASQMVLTGEPIDARTALQAGLISEVCVDALTLERTQQMADRISRQAPLALRAAKQALKQAEETGLSQGLAMERQQFVTLAATDDRREGIAAFFEKRTPNYQGR
- the paaG gene encoding 2-(1,2-epoxy-1,2-dihydrophenyl)acetyl-CoA isomerase PaaG translates to MDNALILSHLDAGVLTLTLNRPDRLNSFNDEMHRQLSEALTQAERDDSVRCLLIAGAGRGFCAGQDLNDRNVSADQQAPDLGLSVERFYNPLIRRLTALPKPVVCAVNGVAAGAGAALALACDIVIAADNASFIQSFCRLGLVPDSGGSWFLPRLAGHARAMGMALLGDKISAQQALAWGMIWQVVPADELADRTQTLARHLATQPTYGLGLIKKALYSSATNSLDQQLDLERDLQRLGGRSDDYREGVSAFFAKRTPNFSGK
- a CDS encoding 3-hydroxyacyl-CoA dehydrogenase, which translates into the protein MNAPLLNGQVAVIGAGTMGIGIAQVAAAAGHPVRLFDIAPAAAQRAIDDLARRLRQRVNGGKADAAITEALLARLERADSLDQLADCTLVIEAVAENLAIKQGLFRDLEALCSPTALFASNTSSLSITAIAGALQHPARMAGLHFFNPAPLMKLVEIVSGLETGAETLAALQALAQRWGKQSVVCRSTPGFIVNRVARPFYAETLRALEERVADAATLDAVLRDAGGFAMGPLQLTDLIGQDVNYAVTDSVYQAFYQDPRFTPSLVQQELVAAGRLGRKSGRGFYHYDAPRSATEIAFASPAQAALPQHVTLHGDWSSLADLAELLIENAGAIKQPGQTSPHVTIDDVTLMLTNGKTAGQLADERGTPVVLFDLCADYAHAPAIAISCAAQNDAQHNAKAIRLLQSLGKQVIPLPDYPGLLTMRTLAMLANEALDVVNKGVASAEDTDLAMLRGVNYPRGPLAWGAALGWHHILTTLENLQRYYGEARYRPMPLLRRYASPASFPGAER
- the paaI gene encoding hydroxyphenylacetyl-CoA thioesterase PaaI; amino-acid sequence: MNANTPRALAQRCAEQMFQQDTCAQAMGMHIDAVDAGYAQVSMTVGPQMLNGHQTCHGGQLFSLADTAFAYACNSQGLAAVASGCSIDFVRPALAGDRLTASAEMRHQGKATGLYDVEIVNQLGKTVAWFRGRAHRLGHSILGDQA
- the pcaF gene encoding 3-oxoadipyl-CoA thiolase, whose amino-acid sequence is MNQAFICDGVRTPIGRYGGALAQVRADDLAALPLRVLLERHPQVDWAQLDDVILGCANQAGEDNRNLARMALLLAGVPIGVSGTTVNRLCGSGLDALAMAARSIKAGDAGLLLAGGAESMTRAPLVMGKADSAFSRQAQLYDTTLGWRFVNPRMQAEFGTDSMPETAENVAAQFNISRADQDAFALRSQQRAARAQALGHLAQEIAPVSLTGKKGAVTLFSQDEHPRADTTFDQLQALKPPFRQPGSVTAGNASGLNDGAAALIVASEAMAARQGLTPRARIVATATCGVEPRLMGIGPLPATRKVLEIAGLSLAQMDVIELNEAFAAQALAVMRQLGLPDDAPQVNPNGGAIALGHPLGMSGARLALAALFELERRAGRYALCTMCIGVGQGIAMIIERV